Genomic window (Fundidesulfovibrio soli):
CCTCGCTAACTCCGATTGCCTTGTTGTTCTGCGCTTGAAGGCGAAACCTGTACTGCCCCGATGCATCAGTCTGTTTAGTGTAGTTAGATGCAGCCGGTGCGTTTGATTTCACGGAATCTATTCCGTTTTGCGCGCCTTGCTTCGTATGGTACGTTTCGCTTGCATTGAGCACGGTTTCATGGTTTCCACTGCTGTGAAGCGTAAAGAAGTACTGTCCGTTGCTTGCCTTGAACAACTTGAAGTATGCACTCATATAGCACCTCGCCTGGTGGAATTAAAGGTTATAATGCTCATCTAATAACATCGTTGCTTCGTCAATGGTAAAATCAATTATGCTGTAAATGAATATTTGACGGTGCAATCACTTTGTTGCGTGACGGTTGCGTGGAGTCGCAGCGGGGGCAGGCGCTGGGGAATAGACAAATGGTTCAACTCTAGTGAGGTGGGCAGGGGCGAGGGCTAAGGTCAGGGGGGCGTCACCCCGTCTGGAACCCAGGACAACAACGGCGGATATCGCCAGCGGGCGTGAAATCTGTTATCGCCCGAAAGAAGAGAGATCGGGGTGCGCCGTCCTCAAGGCAGCACCAGCTCCACCTGGGGCATCAGCTCCTTGATGGTGGCGATGGCCTGGCCCAGGCTGTAGGGCGTGGGGTGGGGCGTGCTCACGGCCAGGGTGCAACCGCTCTCCCCCAGCACGCGGAAGCGGTATCCGCCGGAGCTGTCGCGCTCCAACTGGTAGCGGCCGTCCAGGGCCACGGCCTGGCGCAGGGCCTCGGCGTCGCTCACGGCCTCGTGAGGGCCGGGGCGCACCGGGCCGCAGAGCAGTTGCCGCCCTGCATGGCTGAGTATCAGGCGATATCCCTGATCCTCCACGGCGGCGATGGTCAACGCGACGGACATGACGGCTCCCTGGTGAGGCGCGCGAGAAAAATGGGTGCGATTCGTTCTTCAGGTTGCGGTAAACGTATTTAGTGTAATTGCTCGATATTGTAAAGCGTACACGGGCCCTCCCCGGGGCGGTTGGCATCCCCGGTGAAATGGGCTAGGGAACATCCGCCCGGGGTGCCTTTTAAATTTTTATTCAGTATTTACAGGTGATTGAATTATGTCCGACTTTGTCCATCTGCATTGCCACACGGAATACTCCCTGCTCGACGGGGCAATCCGCATCGGCGATCTGGTCAAGCGCGCGGGCGAGTTCGGCTGCCCGGCGGCCGCCATCACCGACCACGGCAACATGCACGGCGCCCTGGTGTTCTACGAGTACTGCAAGAAGGCCGGGATCAAGCCCATCGTCGGCTGCGAGGTCTACGTGGCCAAGGGCGACCGCACCAGCAAGGACGCCAAGTCCGCGCGCGACGCGGGCTACCACCTGGTGCTGCTGGCCCAGAACCTCACGGGCTTCCAGAACCTGCTTGCGCTCTCCTCCAAGGCCTACATGGAGGGCTTCCACTACAAGCCGCGCGTGGACAAAGCCCTGCTGGCCCAGCACAACGAGGGCGTGATCGCGCTATCGGCCTGCATCAAGGGCGAGATCCACCAAGCCCTGCTCAACCAGGGCATGGACGCCGCCCGGGACATGGCCCGCACCTACATGAACTTCTTCCCGGACAGGCTCTATCTCGAGATGCAGGCCAACGACCTGCCCGAGCAGGCCCGGCTCAACGCCCTGGTGCTGGAGCTGGCCGACGAGATGAAGCTGCCCCTGGTGGCCACCAACGACTGCCACTACCTGAACGCCGACGACGCCTCCGCCCACGACGTGCTGCTGTGCATCCAGACCCAGGCCCAGGTGGACGACATCAAGCGCATGCGCTTCACCACCCAGCAGCTCTACTACCGCTCCCCGGAGGAGATGGCCCAGGCCTTCGCCCACGCCCCCCAGGCCATCTCCAACACCTGCGAGATCGCCGAGCGCGTCAATCTGGAGCTGGACCTCAAGACCTACCACTTCCCGGTCTACGAGGTGGCGCCCGGCAAATCCCTGGACGACGAGATGGCGGACATGGCCCGCGAGGGCCTCAAGGAGCGCCTGGCCCGCATGGACCTGACCCCCGAGCGGGCGAAGGTCTACTGGGACCGCCTGGAGTACGAGCTGGGCGTCATCAAGCAGATGGGCTTCCCCGGGTATTTTCTCATCGTGCAGGACTTCATCAACTGGGCCAAGGGGCAGGGCATCCCCGTGGGGCCGGGGCGCGGCTCGGCCGCCGGTTCGCTGGTGGCCTACAGCCTGCGCATCACCAACCTGGACCCGCTGCCCTACGACCTGCTGTTCGAGCGCTTCCTGAACATCGAACGCATCTCCATGCCCGATATCGACGTGGACTTCTGCGAACGCCGCCGCACCGAGGTGATCCGCTACGTCTCCGAGAAGTACGGGCGGGACTCGGTGGCCCAGATCACCACCTTCGGCACCATGAAGGCCAAGGCCGTGGTGCGCGACGTGGGCCGCGCCCTGGGCATGAGCTTCCCAGAGACGGACCGCATCG
Coding sequences:
- a CDS encoding YegP family protein, with translation MSAYFKLFKASNGQYFFTLHSSGNHETVLNASETYHTKQGAQNGIDSVKSNAPAASNYTKQTDASGQYRFRLQAQNNKAIGVSEAYTTAQNRDNGITWVMNNAPGATTVDHT